A stretch of DNA from Acidobacteriota bacterium:
TAAAGTTTGTGGTTGAAGCTGGATTACGGCTTTTCAGCCCAGAATGCCTTTAGCTCAGGCAAGCGGCGGGTATAATAGCGGGCGTCGTAAAGCCGGTCAAAACTCTTCAAGGCAGGTCGCTCGTGAAAACAACCAACACACGCCACCCCGTGCCGCCACCGCTGACCCTGGCTCTGGCGTTCCATCCCGCCGCCTTGACGGCGGCCCTAGTGGATCAGCGCGGTCGTCTCGTGGCCCAGGCGAAAAGCGCCCCGAAATTTTATACCACCCGCGCCGTCATAGCGGCGCTGGTCGAATTGATTATTGAATTGGCCCACACCCCCGCACGCGGCGCTGCTGAGATCAACGCGATCGGTATTGCGTTACCGGGCCAACTCGATCCGCAGAGCCAACGGGTGACCATCCCGGCTTGGAAAAACTGGGCGCGCGTGCCGCTCGGTGAACTGCTGGAACAGGCCTTGAATAAGGCCGGCTATGACATTCGGCAACCGGGGGCGGCCACCGAAGCCGTAGCGGAAACGCGTCTTTCGGGGCACCCACCTGTAACCATTCGCCCGCGTGCCGTGGCCCTGGCGGCAGCCGAAAGCTGGGTCGGCGCCGCGCGTGGCAAGCAACATGTCGTCTATCTTGGGTTGAGTGAAACGATTGAAAGCGGGATTTTGATCGGCGGGCAGGCTTTGCTGGGGGCTGACGGGGTGGCGGGCGCAGCCGGTTGGTTGGCGCTGGGTGACAACTTCAAACGCGATTACGAGACGCAAGGTTGTTTGACCAGCGAAGGCGCGCCAGGCGCCCTGGTGCGGCGGGCCATTGAAGAGTTTGGCGGCGACACACGCTCGATGCTGGGCAGCCTGATTATGGAAACGCCCGGCCACTTGACGCCTGAAATGATCGTGCGGGCGGCGCGCGGCGGCGAAAGCCATGCGCATCACGTGGTCACGGCGCATTGCCGCTGGCTAGGCCGTGGCATGGCCAACCTGATCTCGCTTTTCAATCCCGAAGCCTTGCTGCTGGGCGGCGAATGGGGGGGGGCGCTGACGCCTTTCCTGGATGAGATTCGTGAGGAAGCGCGGTTGTGGGCGTTGCCTGAGGCGGCCCGCCGCTGTAAAATTTTAGCGGCGACAATTGAGAATCATGCCGAACTCATCGGCGCGGCGCGGCTCACGCAAACTTGAGCCGCGTGCTTCCTCATTCAACCTACCCCGGCCCTAAAACTCCAGCCGGAATCCGAATTGAAACGCGCGTGGGATGCCGGGCGCAAAGGAACCAGAGCCGAGGCCATAACGATTGACGCGGTCGGTTTTCAATGTGCCGTTGATCGAACCGGGTGAAGCGTCGAGCGTGCCGCTCAGGAAATTGCCGGGGGTATCGTAATTGCCAATGTTGAAGAGGTTGAAAATCTCCACCATCGGTTCAACCCGCACGCGCCCGTCGCCGTAAAATTTAATCACCTTTGAGATGCGCACGTCGGTGTTGCTAAAACGATCCACCGGGACTTGGCCGGCGGGGGCGAGCGCGAGAACCTCACCGCCATTGACGGTGGCGCCCAAGGCGCGCAGTTGTGCTTCGCTGAACAGCCCCGCTGTAACCAACGCGCGCGCGGCTGGCGTGAAGGCCGTTTGCACCGTGCCGTTAAAATCGGTGATCAGGCTGTTGAGCCGCCCCACGCCTACGCCACGGCCAAAGGCGCCGACGTTGGTGCCAGGCAGCAAGTCGCGCGTCGTGCCGTCGCCATCCAGATCGGTGAAAAAGATTTCGCCCGCGCCCGACCCGCTGTGTTGCGGCAACAGGATCGTCACCGGCAAGCCGCTGGCGAGGCGCGTGGTCGTGCTGAACTTAATGCCCCAGGGCAGTTCGGTTAGGAAGCTGACCGTGAATTGGTGCGTGCGATCCAGCCCCGTCGGCCCGTAGAATTTGGTCGGGCTGTCATTTGAGAATGAACCGGCCAGAAAATCCTGATCGCCCGCCGTCGAGGCAAAACGCGAGAGGGAATAACTCACCACCGTCGTCGCGTCTTTGACGATCCAGAATTTGCCCAGCCGTCCGCGCAGATTGACCGACAGAGCGTTGTAAGTGGACAAGCCGACCGGCGCGATGACTGAGATGTTGCGGTAGTTGCGATTGACGCCGCTGAACGCGAAGCCGTCCAACGCGCTGCCCGCATCCAGCCCAAAATCGGCGTAATCGCCGATGGTTGCTCCGGCTGTGATCGCGCAATTGATCGCGGCGGCAGTCGCATTGGCCGGACATTTGAAACTGTCATTGACGTCGCTGATGATCTGGCGCGCCAGTGTGGGGTTGAGCGTGTTGGCCGCGCCGATGCGATTCAGATTGATCCCTTGATTGAAATGCACGCCGCGATTGCGCAGGTAATCCACGCTCAGCACCAGGCCCGGCTTCAATTCGCGCTGCACGCCGATGTTGAATATGATGCCGTAGGGGCGCTGATACTTGTTGTAAATCAGGCTCGACGCATCCAGCGTCTGGTCAAAGAGCGGCGCGACGCCTTTGGGCGGATAGTTGGCGGCCAAGCCGGCGGTGATCTGTTGCAAGACGGTTTGCATGTTTTGCGCGGCGGCGATGACGTTTTTGAGCGGTTGGCCTAACAGGTTGAGCGGGCCGTTGCAATTGCCCGGCGTCGCACTATATTTCGTGATGTCGAAGATGCACGCGCCCGTCGCCGGATTGAGCAGCTTGGGCGAACCGGCGTTGA
This window harbors:
- a CDS encoding ROK family protein, with translation MKTTNTRHPVPPPLTLALAFHPAALTAALVDQRGRLVAQAKSAPKFYTTRAVIAALVELIIELAHTPARGAAEINAIGIALPGQLDPQSQRVTIPAWKNWARVPLGELLEQALNKAGYDIRQPGAATEAVAETRLSGHPPVTIRPRAVALAAAESWVGAARGKQHVVYLGLSETIESGILIGGQALLGADGVAGAAGWLALGDNFKRDYETQGCLTSEGAPGALVRRAIEEFGGDTRSMLGSLIMETPGHLTPEMIVRAARGGESHAHHVVTAHCRWLGRGMANLISLFNPEALLLGGEWGGALTPFLDEIREEARLWALPEAARRCKILAATIENHAELIGAARLTQT